The window CAACTTCCATTTCGGCAAGCACCATGCGCTGCGCGATATTTCGCTGGCGTTCGAGAAGTCGGACGTGCTGGTCATCTGCGGGCCGTCGGGATCGGGCAAGAGCACCTTCATCCGCACGATCAACCGGCTTGCCGGCCCGCTGACCAGCGGCGACATCAAGCTCGAAGGCAAGAGCCTTTCGACGATGCGCTCGAAGGAGCTCTATCGCAAGGTCGGCATGGTGTTCCAGCGCTTCAATCTCTTCCAGCATCTGTCCGTTCTCGACAATATCGCCCTGCCGCAGCGCCGCGCGCTGGGCAGGAGCCGCAAGGAAGCCAACGAGCGGGCGATGGCGCTTCTGGAAAGGGTAGGGCTCGGCGAGAAGGCGGCCGCCTATCCGGTGCAGCTTTCCGGCGGCCAGCAGCAGCGCGTGGCGATCTGCCGGGCGCTCGCCATGGATCCCGAGCTTCTCCTCTTCGATGAGCCGACCTCGGCGCTCGACCCGGAAATGGTCGGCGAGGTGCTGCAGGTCATGCGCGAGCTGGTCACCTCCGGCATGACCATGATGGTCGTGACCCACGAGATGGGTTTTGCCCGGGAACTGGCGAGCGAGGTGGTGTTCCTCGAAAGCGGCCAGCTTATCGAGAAGGGGCCGCCGGCCGACTTCTTTTCCCATCCGAAAGAGGCGCGCACACGGGCCTTTCTCGACCAGATCCTCCGGCACTAGGCGGCATCGTCATGTTCTCAGACGCTTACGATCTCTTCTGGCAATATAAAGACACCTATATGGAGGGCCTGCGCAACGCGCTGACGGCGGCAGCTTTCGGCCTTTGCATGGCGCTCGTCGTCGGCATGCTGGCCGGTGTCACGCGCTACGCCTCGAGGGGCAGCATCATCGGCCGTGCCGTTGCCGTCTATGTCTCGTTCGTGCGCAACACGCCGCTTCTGGTGCAGGTCTACTTCATCTATTTCGGCCTGCCGGCGATGGGCGTCACGCTCAGCGCCTTCTGGACCGGCGTGATTGCGCTGACCTTCAATTCCGGCGCCTATATCGCCGAAATGGTGCGCGGTGGCCTGAACGCCATCCCGCGGGGCCAGACGGAAGCGGCGATGTCGCTGGGGCTTCGCCAAAGGGTGGTGTTGTGGAAGGTGCTGCTGCCGCAGGCCGGGCCAACCATCCTGCCGGCCGTCACCGGGCAGTTCGTGCAACTGATCAAGGACACGTCGCTGCTCTATACGATCTCGGTCCTGGAAATCACCAAGGCCGCCGACGACGTCGGCAACGAGACCTACCAGTTCCTGCCGGCCTACATGGTGAGCTGCGCCATCTATGTGGCGGTCTGCATCGTCCTGAACCTGATCGTCGACCTCTACGAAAGCCGTGCCGGCTTTTCCAGACACCAGCGAGCCTGACCATGATCGACATCATATCCGTCGCCCGCGACGCACTGGGGCTCATCATCACCGGACTGCCGATCGTGCTGATGCTGACGGTGGCGGCCTTCTTTCCGGCCCTGTTCATCGGCATCGTCGGCGGACTGCTGGCCTCCTCCCGGTTCCGGCTCGTCCGCCTCCTCGTCAGCGTCTATGTCTATGTTTTCCGCAGCACGCCCTTCCTGATGTTCATCTTCCTTGTCTATTACGGCTTGCCGCAATACGACATCGACATCGGGCCGGTGACGACGGCGATCATCGCCTTGTCGCTGTCGCACGGCGCCTATATGACCGAGATCATCCGTGGCGGATTGCGCGGGCTGGACAAGGGGCAGGGCGAGGCGGCGGTCGCGCTCGGCTTCGGCCTCTTCCACCGGTTGAAGGATATCACCCTGCCGCAGGCCCTGATGGCGATCATCCCGTCGCTGCTCGGCCAGTCGATCCTGATCATCAAGGATACATCGCTTGTTTCCGTGGTCGGGATCAGCGAGATCACCCGGCTCGGCCGCGAGGTCGTGATCCGCACCAACGAGCCCTTCGTGGTGTTCACGCTGCTGGCGCTTACCTACTTTGTCGTGTGTTTTCTGCTAGAACTGTTCGCGCGCCAATTGGAGGGACGTGCCCGGCGGATTCTCTCGGGGCAGTGAGATCGGAAAGAACATGAAAGCAGATCCAATGGCATCGATTGCAGAACGGGACGAAATCTCCAGCGCGAGCGAAGGCCGCGACGGCGGCGCGAAGTCCCTGCGCAAGATGGCCGCCGTCCTCGACAGCTTCTCGCGCGCCCGGCCGATGATGACGATCGCGGAAATGTCGGACGCCACCGGCCTGCCGAAGGCGACGGTGCACCGGATCGTCACGTCGCTGCGGGAAGTCGGCCTGCTCGACCAGGACGGTCGCCGGCAGGGATACCGGCTCGGGTTGAAGCTGTTCTATTACGGCAGCAGCGTCCTTGCGAACCTCGATACCGCGACGCGGGCCCATCCGCACATCGCCAAGCTGCAGCAGCTCACAGGCGAGGTGATCCATTTCCACATGTTCGACGGCAGCCAGATGGTCTGCGTCGAACATGAAGAGATGGTCGCCTCCAGCCGCACCATCGTCCAGGCCGCCCCGACTTACTGTACCAGCGTCGGCAAGGCCTTCCTTGCCTTCCAGGACCAGGAACTGGTGCGCCGCATCGTCGCCGAGGGCCTGCACGCCTACACGGCGAACACCATCGTCAACGCCGACGCTCTCGCAGCCGAACTCGCCAGGGTGCGCGCCCAGGGCTTCGCGATCGACGACGAGGAGATCGAACTCGGCCTGCGCTGCGTCGGCGCGCCGGTGCGCGATTCCTCCGGCCGCGTCTTTGCGGCCGTCAGCGTGTCGGGACCTGCGGAGCGGATGCCCGATGGCCGTATCGCGGGCCTTGCGCCCGCCGTCATCCAGACGGCGAACGACATAACCGCGGCGCTTGCCGAATAAACGTTCCGACACCGGAGTTACAGATGTCCGCTCAAACCGCCAAGGCGCCTGCCATCGGCACCGACGTCGCCATCGAGATGATCAAGGTCAGCAAGTGGTACGGCGAATTCCATGTCCTCAGGGACATCGACCTGACGGTGATGAAGGGCGAGCGCATCGTCATCTGCGGCCCGTCCGGCTCCGGCAAGTCGACGATGATCCGCTGCATCAACCGGCTGGAGGAGCACCAGAAGGGCCGCATCGTCGTCGACGGCATCGAGCTCACCAACGACCTCAAGAAGATCGACGAGGTGCGCCGCGAGGTCGGCATGGTGTTCCAGCACTTCAATCTCTTCCCGCACCTGACGATCCTCGAAAACTGCACCCTCGCACCGATCTGGGTGCGCAAGATGCCGAAGAAGGAAGCCGAGGAAGTGGCGATGCATTACCTCAAGCGCGTCAAGATTCCGGAACAGGCGCACAAGTATCCCGGCCAGCTCTCCGGCGGCCAGCAGCAGCGCGTGGCGATCGCCCGCTCGCTGTGCATGAAGCCGAAGATCATGCTGTTCGACGAGCCGACCTCGGCGCTCGACCCGGAAATGGTCAAGGAAGTGCTCGACACGATGGTCTCGCTCGCCGAGGAAGGCATGACAATGCTGTGCGTGACGCACGAAATGGGCTTTGCCCGCCAGGTCGCCAACCGGGTGATCTTCATGGACCAGGGGCAGATCGTCGAGGAGAATGCGCCGGCCGCGTTCTTCGACAACCCGCAGCACGAGCGCACCAAGCTCTTCCTTAGCCAGATCCTTCACTGAATCCAAAGTCCGATCTCTCGAAATCCAACCATCGGATAGCCGCAATCGAACTGCGCCATGGCCTGGACCGCCGGGAAGAGGCGAGCTGGTCGGCGGACACCCGGACCTGCTGCGCGCGGGTGGTGTCGCGCACGGCATCGTCGGATTCCAGGAAAGCCATGCAGGAGCATCCGACTTCCTCAAGAAGCAGCGGGGTCGGCCGCAAGATGCGCTGCCGGCCATCGTCGGGCATGCCTTCGCTCTCGACCACCGATGCGGGCGCCGGTGCACGGCGTGCGCTCCGCCCGCTAGCCGGGCCGGTACCCCCTCGAACGTGGGATGGTGCCGTTCCGCCGGCCCTTTAGATTGCTCCCGATTTGCGGCATCGCGCCCGTTGCGCATTCCGACAGGGGGAACCATGAACTGCCATATCGTCGCCCGGCTGCTCGCCTGTACCATGCTTTCAGGCGCTGCGGTGACGCCGACCCTTGCCGCGGAGATCGAGCGCGTGGCGGGGCCGGGCGACAAGAGCGTCATCGTCGGGGGCATCTCGGCGGACGGCTCGGCGATCGTCGGCACGATCAATCCTCACGTCAATCCGGCCGATGTCGACGGGCGCGGCTTCCTGTGGACGCAGGCGGGCGGGATGAGCGTTTTCGCCGATCCCGGACTGTTCGGCCGCTTCATGGCGACCGGTGTCTCCAATGACGGCGCCTATATCGTCGGCAGCGCCACGGCCGACATGCTCGTTTCGGGCGAGAGCGCCATGTCGGCGCGCGCCTATCGCTGGAGTGCGGCGGGCGGCTTCGAGGATCTCGGCGCCCTGCTGCCCGGCAACGAGAGCAGGGGCAAGGCCATTTCCGGCAACGGCAGGGTCGTGGTCGGCAGCAGCGGCGGCGCCTATGCGATGACGGGCTTCCGCTGGGAGGAGGGGCTGGGCATGCAGGCGCTGCCCGGCAATTTCGCCGACCAGCATCCCATGGCCACCAGCTATGACGGGTCGGTCGTCGTCGGCACGAGAACCTATCCCGACATCATGGCCATTCGCTGGAAGAAGGGCCTCGGAACGGAGGTTCTGCCGCTGTTGCCGGATACCGCCTCGTCCTCGGCGTTCGACGTCTCCGACGACGGCGCGGTCATCGTCGGCTGGACGGGCATCCAGGCGGTGCGCTGGACCGATGCCGGGGTCTTTTCGCTCGGCCACCTCGGCGCCAGCAGCGACAGGGCCGCTTCCGTGGCCTACGGCGTTTCCGGCAACGGAGAGGTGATCGTCGGCATGGCCTCCACCGGGCCGGCCGTCAACGACCCGTATCGCGGCTTCCGCTGGACGGAAGGGACCGGGATGCAGAGCGTGGAGGACTGGCTGCGCGACAGCGGCGCGGTGATCGCCGCCGACATGACCTATCTCGCCCGCTCGGCCAACTGCGACGGCAGCGTCGTGGTGGGCGAGACGGGCATCGTCCATGGCCTGGTGGGCGCACCGCCGAGTGCCCTGTTCATCGCCCGCGGCACCGGCACCGGCCCGAACGATTGCCGCATGGCCGGCAGCCCCGCCGGGGAGGACCCGGGTGGTGAAAACCCGGGCGGCGAAAATCCCGGCGGCGAGACGCCCGGCGGCCAGAACCCCGGCGGCCAGAATCCCGGCGGCGTGGGCGTCATCGTCGTCGACGAATTCAACGCAACGCTGGCCGATGCCGGGGCGGCGAACACCGCCATGCTCGGCAATGTCAACCTGCTGCTCAACGGCGCGGGAAGCCGGCCGCTCGACCGCCGTGCCGATCCCGGCCGCTCCATCACCTGGCTCGGCGGCGACTGGGGCCGCCTCGATGACGGCGACATCGGCCTCGGCGAGATCGGCGCCGGCCACAATTTCGGCGGCCTGCAGATCAACGCGGTGGCCGGCTTCAGCCGCTTCGACCAGGCGATGGCGCTCGGCGGCAAGGCGGAGCTTTCCGCCGGCTACGTGAAGGCGGAAGCGCTTGCGCAGCTCTATGCGACGGGCAACGGCGGTCTGTGGGGCGCCGTCACCGCATCGGCCATGTGGGGCCATGCCGACATGGAGCGCAACTATCTGAACGGTGGCCTGGTCGACACCTCCTACGGCTCCACGGACACCTCCGGCTACGGGCTGCGCGGCCGGCTGCAATGGGAAAACGCGGTCGACCACGTTTCGCCCTATGCGGATCTCTCCTATGTCAGGGGATGCTTCGACGCCTATAGCGAGACCGGCGGCGGCTTCCCGGCCTCCTTCGGCAAGCTGTGCGACGGGTCGACCGAGCTGCGCTACGGCTTCGACGTCGCCTATCCCCTGTCGAGCGAGTTCCGCGTCATCGGCACGCTGGAAGGCGTGCATCGCTTCGAGGGCAGGAGCGCCAACGTGACCGGCGCGGTGCCGGGTCTTTATGCCTTCGATCTCGGCAGCGTCGCCTACAAGCAGAACTGGTTGCGCGCCGGCGCCGGCTTCGAGGCCGATATCGCCGGCTCCACCCTGTCGCTGATGGGCAACGTCACCTCCCGGTCGCAGGGCACGAAAGCCTGGCTCGCCGCAAACTGGCGCATGAAGTTCTAGGGCCGGTCGCCGTCCGGCCTGCGGACCTCCCTGCGGATACGGCCGGGATCCTGCAGCGCCGGTTTGCCCTCGGCCTGCCGGCGGGCTATAGTCTCGGGGAATATTTCTGGCCGGTCTGGGGCAGCGTTTCGGGAAGCCGGCCGTAATTCCCCGGCGAGGGGACCGGCGGGCGGGGCTGTCTTGCGCCGCTCGAGTGGGGAAGAAGGGGCCTGATTTGAGGCGCAGCGCGTCTCCAGCCGTTGTCATGCTGACGGCGCTCGCGTGCGGCATCGCCCTCATCGCGGCGTCGGCGGCGTTTCTGCTCCGGCAACCCTGGCTCGGCCTTCAGCTCGACGCGTCGGTCGAGCGGGGTATCCGCGTGGTGGGCGTGTTTCCCGGCGGGCCTTCGGCCGGCATCCGCCCGGATACGGTTCTGACCGCCATTGGAAACCCGGCCGGCGTTTTCGTCCCGCTGGAGCCCTTCGACATGGTCGAAGACCCGGACACCGCGCCCACCTATGCCGCTTTCGATGATTTCCTCGACCGGCAGAGCCGCATCGCGGGGCTGCTTGATGGCGGCGAGGTCCGGCTGACGGCGGCTGACGGTGCCGTCCTTGCCGTCCGTCCGGCGCCCTCGCGCCCCCTTGCAAGCCTTCCGCCGGCCTTCTGGCTGCAGGAGTTCATCGGCCTTGCCTGCCTTCTCGTCGGAACCTGGGCCTATTGCCTCAAGCCCCGCGACCCCGCGGTGCGGGTGATGGCGCTTGCCAGCGCGGCCTCGGTTGTCACGGCCTGGGCGTCGGCCATCTTCATCTATCGCGAGCTGGCGCTCGACGGCCGGGTGATCCACGTCCTGTCCTCGCTCAACCTTGCCGGCGCGCTCGGTTTTGCCGGATCGATCCTCGTGCTGTTCCTGATCCATCCGCGGCGGCTCGTCCCGCGCGCGGCCGTGCTGCTGGTCGCGGCGGTTCCGGCCGCGGCCTGGCTGGCCGACGTGCTTCGCATCGGCCTCGAAACGCCGGCAACCCAGCGCTACCTGGTCATCATGCTGCTGCTGGCCGGGAGCCTCGTCGCGGCGGGCGTGCAGTATCTTCGCGCGCGGGGCGATCCCCTGGCCCGGACGGCGCTCAAATGGTTCGGCATCTCGCTTTCCATCGGCGTCGTCATGTATGTGCTCGCCAATGCCGTGCCGGCGCTCGCGGGCCGGCCCGCCGGCGCGCCGCAGGTGCTCACCTACGCCTTCGCGCTCCTCCTGAACGGCGGCCTCGTGGTGGCGGTCGTCCGCTACCGGCTGTTCGAGCTCGATGCCTGGGCCTTCCGCATCCTGTTCTACACGTTCGGCGCCGTGCTGCTTCTCGGCCTCGACGCGCTGCTGGTCTACGTCGTCTCGCTCGACCGCGCGCCCGCGCTCGGCGCGGCGCTGCTGCTGGTGGCGTTCCTCTACCTGCCGCTGCGCGACGGTCTTGCCCGGCGCTTTGCCGCGCGCAGCACGCTCGACCGGCACACGCTGCTGCGTGCGGTGGTCGACGTCGCCTTCGGTTCCTCGGACGGCGAGCGCGCCGCCCGCTGGCAGGGCCTGCTCGGGCGGCTGTTCGACCCGCTCGACTGCGCGGCGGCCGACCGGCCCGTGGCTGCGGCGGCGATCCGTCACGAGGGGCTCGAGCTGGCCGTGCCGGCGGTTGCCGGCGCGCCGGCGCTGCTGCTGCGCCGCCCGCGGGGCGGGCGCGGGCTGTTCGGACCGAACGACGCCGAGGTGGCGGCCCAGCTGGTCGGCGTCATGCGCCATGTCGAGGCGAGCCGCGACGCCTATGAGCGCGGTGCGGTGGAGGAACGCCACCGCATCGCGGCCGACCTGCACGACGATGTCGGCGCGCGCCTGCTGACAGGGCTTCATCGGGAGGAGCCCGGCGAGATCAAGCAGGCGCTGCGCGAGGCGATGGCCGATGTCAGGACCATCGCCGTCGGGCTCTCCGGCGACAGGCAGGCGCTGGGGCTGGTTCTGGCCGACCTGCGGCACGAGGCCGGCCAGCGGCTCGACCAGGCGGGCATAGACCTCGCCTGGAGCGAACGGCACGACGGCGCGAGCGATCCGTTCCTTGTCTATCGTACCTACCGGAACCTCGTTTCGGCCCATCGCGAGCTGGTCAGCAACGTCATCCGCCATGCCGGGGCCCGCAGGCTCGAAATCATGGTCGCGCGCGAGGATGGCCGCCTGCGCCTCGTCTTCGAGGACGATGGCGCGGGGTTCGGCACGGGTCCGGCGAGCGGGAGGGGAAGCGGACTTGAGAATGTGCGCCGGCGGGTGTCGGCGCTCGACGGCGAGATGGCGCTCGGCGCCTCGCGGCATGGGGGCGCGCGCGTCGAGCTCGTGCTTCCCCTGGCGGAGGCCGCGTCATGAGGGTCGCGGGCATGATCGTCGAGGATCTTTCCGCCGTCCGCGAATGGCTGGCCGGGGTCTGCGCGCGCGTCTTCCCGGATGTCGCCGTCACGGCATGCTGCGATCTCGCGTCGGCGCGGACCTTCCTGCGCAGGCTCCGCTGCGAGGAAACGGAGCTGGCCTTCGCGCTGGTCGATCTCGGCCTGCCCGACGGCTCGGGCATCGATCTCATCCGCGAGCTGTCGCTTCATCATCCGGGGACGCTGCCGGTCGTCGTCACGATCTACGGCGACGACCGGCGGCTCTTCGACGCCATCGCCGCCGGCGCGCAGGGCTACCTGCTCAAGGACGACGACCCCGAGGCGATCGAAAGCAACCTCCAGCGCATCCGGCGCGGCGAGCCGCCGCTCTCTCCCGCCGTCGCGCGGCGGATGATCGCGCATTTTCGCGACATCGGGACGCCGAGCAGCGTGGAGCTGACGCAGCAGGAAACCCGGGCTCTGGCGCTGCTGGGGCTCGGCATGCGCATCCAGGACGTCGGCCGCGAGATGGGCATCAGCGTGCACACGGCGCGCGACCATGTGAAGGCGATCTACGGCAAGCTGAACATTTCCTCTCGCGCAGAAGCGGCGGTCGAGGCCGTGCGCCGCGGCCTCGTCTAGCGGCGACGCACGGCCGGCGGCGGCTTCGCCCAAGCCGCCCTGCCTCTGGTGGGCGAAGCGCGGCAGTCCCTCTGGGGCCGGACTCGCCTGCCACTCCGCGGCTTCGCAGCGGGACCTGCATTCCGGTTCCCGCGGTCGAGGACGCTTTTGCGAGCGGCTCGGCCCGCCGGCGTTGCGCAAGGGCGGGGTCGTGCGCTTCGGGGGAGCACGACCTTGCCGGCATCCGCCTGCGTCTCGGGCAATTCGGCGTAGCGCAACGCGCGGCGTGCTTCCGGCGCCGCCCATGTCGCCAGGAAAGTCGTTTTGGCGACCGTCGGGGCCGTTGGCATTTCGGGGACGGGTCCTATGTTATGCGCAGCGGTGCACGGAAGGCAGGTTTTGTCCATGGATTTGAAGTCGTTGTCTCGCGATGAGCTCGAGCGGGAGGTCGCCCGGCTTCGCGGCCTGCAGGCCGACGCGGAAGCCGAAGGCATGCAGGCGGACGCGCTGCGCGCGCATGCGCGATACCGCGCCCTCTTCGAGGCGATCGACGACGGCTTCTGCATCATCGGCTTCATGGACGGGCCGCATGGTCCCCTGAGCGACTATGTGCATGTGGAGGCCAATACCGGCTACGAGCGGCACACGGGAATTTCGGATATCGTCGGAAAGCGCCTGCGGGAGATCGAGCCGGCCAATGCCGATGTCTGGCTGGAAATCTATGGCGGCGTGCTTCGCACGGGCCAGCCGGTTCGTTTCGAGCAGGAATTCAAGGCTGTCGGTCGCTTCATCGAGGTCTCCGCCACCCGCATCGAGCCGGAATCCCTTTGCCAGGTCGCAGTGCTTTTCCGCGACGTCACGGCACGCAGGCTGGCCGAAGCGGCGCTTCGGGAAAGCGAGAGCCGCGCGCGCGACAACGTGCAGCGCGTCCAGCTCGCAATGGCTGCGGGCGCCATCATCGGCACATGGTTCTGGGATGTCCCGTCCGATCGGTTCACGGTCGATGAAGGTTTCGCCGCAGCCTTCGGCCTCGATCCGGAAAAAGGCCATACCGGCCTCAGCCTCGCCGATGTTACCGAGACGGTTCATCCCGACGACCGCAAGCCGCTCGTCTCCGCCATCCGGAACGCGCTTTCGAAAGGCGGCGCCTATGCCCACCAGTTCCGCACGCGCAGGGCGGACGGGAAATATTACTGGCTGGAGGCGAACGGACGCGTCGAGCACGGTCCCGACGGCAGGGCGCTGAAGTTTCCCGGCGTCGTGATCGACATCGAGGGCCGGCGCGCCGTCGAGGCCGAGCGCGACCGTGCGCTGGCGGCGTTGCGCGGCCTCAACGATACGCTGGAGCAGCGCGTCGAGGAACGGACGGCGGCGCTGATGCAAACCGAGGCGGCGCTTCGACAGGCCCAGAAGATGGAAGCCGTCGGCCAGTTGACCGGTGGCCTGGCGCATGACTTCAACAATATCCTCGCTGGCGTCAGCGGAAGCCTCGACCTGATGAAGACGCGCCTGGCGCAGGGGCGCATAGGCGAGATCGATCGCTATCTGGCCGGCGCTCAGGGGGCGGTGAAGCGCGCGGCGGCGCTGACCCAGCGCCTGCTTGCCTTTTCACGCCGGCAGACGCTCGATCCCAAGGCCTCCGACATCAACCGGATCGTGGCGGGCATGCAGGAGTTGATAAGCCGAAGCGTCGGGCCGGGCGTGGCGGTGGAAACCGTTGCCGCCGGCGGGCTTTGGATGGCGTTCGTGGATGTCGGCCAGCTTGAGAACGCGCTTTTGAACCTGTGCATCAATGCCCGCGACGCCATGCCGGATGGCGGGCGCCTGACGATCGAGACAGGAAACCGCTGGCTTGACGAGCGGGCCGCGGCACAGCGGGGCGTGTCGCCGGGACAATACGTTTCCCTCTGCGTCAGCGACACGGGGGCCGGCATGTCCCCGGAGATCGTCGCCCGGGCCTTCGATCCGTTCTTTACCACCAAGCCGATCGGCCAGGGAACCGGCCTCGGGCTGTCGATGGTCTACGGCTTCGCCGGGCAGTCCGGCGGCGCGGTGCGCATATATTCGGAGGCCGGCAGGGGGACGATGGTCTGCATCTATCTCCCGCGCCATGCCGCAGAACAGCAGGACGAGGAACCGCCCTTGGAAAATGATGCCGTGCCGATGTCCGCCGCGCAGGACACCATCCTCGTCGTCGACGACGAGCCGCTCGTCAGGATGGTCGCTGTCGATATGCTGGAGGAGCTCGGCTATGTCGTGCTCGAGGCCGGCGACGGGCCTTCGGCGCTCAAGATCCTCGAAGCGCGCCCCGAAATCAGCCTTCTCGTCACCGATGTCGGCTTGCCGAACGGCATGAACGGCCGCCAGCTTGCCGATGTCGTCCGGGGAAAAAGGCCCGATCTCAACGTGCTTTTCGTCACGGGATATGCGGAGAACGCCGTGCTCAACCACGGTCATCTCGAGCGTGGCATGCAGGTCGTCACGAAACCGTTCACCGCTGAAACGCTCGCGCGGCGCGTGAAGGATTTGATCGGCGGTGAAGCGTAGCCGCCACTTTTTGTCCTCAAGCCCCGGTTAACCCGATCCGGCAGGGCAATTTCCAGATCCCGATGAACGAGACCGATGACCTACAGCAAAAGACGCTTT is drawn from Shinella sp. PSBB067 and contains these coding sequences:
- a CDS encoding amino acid ABC transporter ATP-binding protein encodes the protein MPFFEARDVNFHFGKHHALRDISLAFEKSDVLVICGPSGSGKSTFIRTINRLAGPLTSGDIKLEGKSLSTMRSKELYRKVGMVFQRFNLFQHLSVLDNIALPQRRALGRSRKEANERAMALLERVGLGEKAAAYPVQLSGGQQQRVAICRALAMDPELLLFDEPTSALDPEMVGEVLQVMRELVTSGMTMMVVTHEMGFARELASEVVFLESGQLIEKGPPADFFSHPKEARTRAFLDQILRH
- a CDS encoding amino acid ABC transporter permease, producing the protein MFSDAYDLFWQYKDTYMEGLRNALTAAAFGLCMALVVGMLAGVTRYASRGSIIGRAVAVYVSFVRNTPLLVQVYFIYFGLPAMGVTLSAFWTGVIALTFNSGAYIAEMVRGGLNAIPRGQTEAAMSLGLRQRVVLWKVLLPQAGPTILPAVTGQFVQLIKDTSLLYTISVLEITKAADDVGNETYQFLPAYMVSCAIYVAVCIVLNLIVDLYESRAGFSRHQRA
- a CDS encoding amino acid ABC transporter permease: MIDIISVARDALGLIITGLPIVLMLTVAAFFPALFIGIVGGLLASSRFRLVRLLVSVYVYVFRSTPFLMFIFLVYYGLPQYDIDIGPVTTAIIALSLSHGAYMTEIIRGGLRGLDKGQGEAAVALGFGLFHRLKDITLPQALMAIIPSLLGQSILIIKDTSLVSVVGISEITRLGREVVIRTNEPFVVFTLLALTYFVVCFLLELFARQLEGRARRILSGQ
- a CDS encoding IclR family transcriptional regulator encodes the protein MASIAERDEISSASEGRDGGAKSLRKMAAVLDSFSRARPMMTIAEMSDATGLPKATVHRIVTSLREVGLLDQDGRRQGYRLGLKLFYYGSSVLANLDTATRAHPHIAKLQQLTGEVIHFHMFDGSQMVCVEHEEMVASSRTIVQAAPTYCTSVGKAFLAFQDQELVRRIVAEGLHAYTANTIVNADALAAELARVRAQGFAIDDEEIELGLRCVGAPVRDSSGRVFAAVSVSGPAERMPDGRIAGLAPAVIQTANDITAALAE
- a CDS encoding amino acid ABC transporter ATP-binding protein encodes the protein MSAQTAKAPAIGTDVAIEMIKVSKWYGEFHVLRDIDLTVMKGERIVICGPSGSGKSTMIRCINRLEEHQKGRIVVDGIELTNDLKKIDEVRREVGMVFQHFNLFPHLTILENCTLAPIWVRKMPKKEAEEVAMHYLKRVKIPEQAHKYPGQLSGGQQQRVAIARSLCMKPKIMLFDEPTSALDPEMVKEVLDTMVSLAEEGMTMLCVTHEMGFARQVANRVIFMDQGQIVEENAPAAFFDNPQHERTKLFLSQILH
- a CDS encoding autotransporter domain-containing protein, with the translated sequence MNCHIVARLLACTMLSGAAVTPTLAAEIERVAGPGDKSVIVGGISADGSAIVGTINPHVNPADVDGRGFLWTQAGGMSVFADPGLFGRFMATGVSNDGAYIVGSATADMLVSGESAMSARAYRWSAAGGFEDLGALLPGNESRGKAISGNGRVVVGSSGGAYAMTGFRWEEGLGMQALPGNFADQHPMATSYDGSVVVGTRTYPDIMAIRWKKGLGTEVLPLLPDTASSSAFDVSDDGAVIVGWTGIQAVRWTDAGVFSLGHLGASSDRAASVAYGVSGNGEVIVGMASTGPAVNDPYRGFRWTEGTGMQSVEDWLRDSGAVIAADMTYLARSANCDGSVVVGETGIVHGLVGAPPSALFIARGTGTGPNDCRMAGSPAGEDPGGENPGGENPGGETPGGQNPGGQNPGGVGVIVVDEFNATLADAGAANTAMLGNVNLLLNGAGSRPLDRRADPGRSITWLGGDWGRLDDGDIGLGEIGAGHNFGGLQINAVAGFSRFDQAMALGGKAELSAGYVKAEALAQLYATGNGGLWGAVTASAMWGHADMERNYLNGGLVDTSYGSTDTSGYGLRGRLQWENAVDHVSPYADLSYVRGCFDAYSETGGGFPASFGKLCDGSTELRYGFDVAYPLSSEFRVIGTLEGVHRFEGRSANVTGAVPGLYAFDLGSVAYKQNWLRAGAGFEADIAGSTLSLMGNVTSRSQGTKAWLAANWRMKF
- a CDS encoding sensor histidine kinase, which translates into the protein MLTALACGIALIAASAAFLLRQPWLGLQLDASVERGIRVVGVFPGGPSAGIRPDTVLTAIGNPAGVFVPLEPFDMVEDPDTAPTYAAFDDFLDRQSRIAGLLDGGEVRLTAADGAVLAVRPAPSRPLASLPPAFWLQEFIGLACLLVGTWAYCLKPRDPAVRVMALASAASVVTAWASAIFIYRELALDGRVIHVLSSLNLAGALGFAGSILVLFLIHPRRLVPRAAVLLVAAVPAAAWLADVLRIGLETPATQRYLVIMLLLAGSLVAAGVQYLRARGDPLARTALKWFGISLSIGVVMYVLANAVPALAGRPAGAPQVLTYAFALLLNGGLVVAVVRYRLFELDAWAFRILFYTFGAVLLLGLDALLVYVVSLDRAPALGAALLLVAFLYLPLRDGLARRFAARSTLDRHTLLRAVVDVAFGSSDGERAARWQGLLGRLFDPLDCAAADRPVAAAAIRHEGLELAVPAVAGAPALLLRRPRGGRGLFGPNDAEVAAQLVGVMRHVEASRDAYERGAVEERHRIAADLHDDVGARLLTGLHREEPGEIKQALREAMADVRTIAVGLSGDRQALGLVLADLRHEAGQRLDQAGIDLAWSERHDGASDPFLVYRTYRNLVSAHRELVSNVIRHAGARRLEIMVAREDGRLRLVFEDDGAGFGTGPASGRGSGLENVRRRVSALDGEMALGASRHGGARVELVLPLAEAAS
- a CDS encoding response regulator transcription factor, with amino-acid sequence MRVAGMIVEDLSAVREWLAGVCARVFPDVAVTACCDLASARTFLRRLRCEETELAFALVDLGLPDGSGIDLIRELSLHHPGTLPVVVTIYGDDRRLFDAIAAGAQGYLLKDDDPEAIESNLQRIRRGEPPLSPAVARRMIAHFRDIGTPSSVELTQQETRALALLGLGMRIQDVGREMGISVHTARDHVKAIYGKLNISSRAEAAVEAVRRGLV
- a CDS encoding response regulator, coding for MQADALRAHARYRALFEAIDDGFCIIGFMDGPHGPLSDYVHVEANTGYERHTGISDIVGKRLREIEPANADVWLEIYGGVLRTGQPVRFEQEFKAVGRFIEVSATRIEPESLCQVAVLFRDVTARRLAEAALRESESRARDNVQRVQLAMAAGAIIGTWFWDVPSDRFTVDEGFAAAFGLDPEKGHTGLSLADVTETVHPDDRKPLVSAIRNALSKGGAYAHQFRTRRADGKYYWLEANGRVEHGPDGRALKFPGVVIDIEGRRAVEAERDRALAALRGLNDTLEQRVEERTAALMQTEAALRQAQKMEAVGQLTGGLAHDFNNILAGVSGSLDLMKTRLAQGRIGEIDRYLAGAQGAVKRAAALTQRLLAFSRRQTLDPKASDINRIVAGMQELISRSVGPGVAVETVAAGGLWMAFVDVGQLENALLNLCINARDAMPDGGRLTIETGNRWLDERAAAQRGVSPGQYVSLCVSDTGAGMSPEIVARAFDPFFTTKPIGQGTGLGLSMVYGFAGQSGGAVRIYSEAGRGTMVCIYLPRHAAEQQDEEPPLENDAVPMSAAQDTILVVDDEPLVRMVAVDMLEELGYVVLEAGDGPSALKILEARPEISLLVTDVGLPNGMNGRQLADVVRGKRPDLNVLFVTGYAENAVLNHGHLERGMQVVTKPFTAETLARRVKDLIGGEA